From Streptomyces sp. SAI-135:
GAGTGCGCCGGGCTCAGTCCGGTGTCCGGACGGGCCCCGCGACTCTCCCGGCCCGCTCCCGGCTCAGGGCGACACCTCCGTCTCGCAGCGCAGGCGGCGGTCCGGGCCCAACTGCCGTACCGGGCCCGTCAGACGCAGTCGCGCGGTGTGCCGGACCTCCGCGCTCGACGCCGACAGCCGCAGCTCCAGATCGCCCGGTTCGACGACCCGGCGGCCCTCGCGGTCGGTGAAGGCCGACAGGTCGGCGTGGAAGCGGAACGTCACCCGGCGGGACGCGCCCGGCTCCAGCTCCAGCCGCTGGTAGCCGATCAGTCGGACGTCCGGGCGGGTCACCGAGGCCACCGGGTCGTGCAGATACAGCTGGACGACCTCGGCGCCCGCCCGGCCCCCCGCGTTGCGCACGGTCAGCGACACGTCGTACGTGCCGTCCGTGCCGATCTCCGCCGGCGCCCCGTCCGTGAAGTCCTCCCACACGAACTCCGTGTAGGAGCGCCCGTGCCCGAAGGCGTACAGCGGCGTCGGGTCCAGGTTGCTGACCTCGCCCGCGAGGCCGAGCGGCGGCTGGAGGTAGGTCCAGGGCTGGCCGCCGGGCACCCGCGGCACGCTCACCGGGAGGCGGCCCGAGGGGTCGACCCGGCCCGACAGCACTCCCGCCACCGCCGGACCGCCCTCCTCCCCGGGGAAGAAGGCCTGGACGACCGCCCCGAGCCGGCCGTCCCAGCGGCCCAGCGCGTAGGGGCGGCCGGTGAGGAGGACCAGGACGACCGGGACGCCGGTCGCCACCAGCGAGTCCAGCAACTCGGCCTGGACTCCCGGCAGCCGAAGGTCCGTCACATCGCAGCCCTCGCCCGAGGTGCCCCGCCCGAACAGGCCCGCCCGGTCACCGAGCACCGCCACGCAGACGTCCGCCTCGGCCGTACGGGCCACCGCCTCCTCGAAGCCGGCCGTGTCCGGGTCGTCGACCCCGCAGCCCTCGGTGAACGTCACCTTGGCGTCGGGGAGTTCGGTGCGCAGCGCCTGAAGGACCGTGGGGATCTCGATGCCCATCGGGATGTCGGGGTGGTGGGTGAGGACGTGGGAGGGGAAGGAGTAGCAGCCCAGCATGGCGAGGGCGTCGGCGGCACGCGGGCCGACGACCGCGATCCGGGTGTCCGGGGCCAGCGGCAGCAGGCCGTCCGGGTTGTCGAGGAGGACCACGGACTCCTCGGCGAGGCGCCGGGCCAGGGCGCGGTTCGCCGTCGAGTCGAGGTCGATCCGCCCGGTGGGCTCCGGGTCCCAGTCCTCGTCCAGGAGGCCCAGCTCGCACTTCTGGAGCAGGACCCGGCGGGCCGCCCGGTCGATCAGCGACTCGGGGACCTCGCCCGCGCGCACGGCCTCGATCAGGGGGGTGCCGTAGCACTTGAGGGTGGGCAGTTCGACGTCGAGGCCCGCCGCGAGGGCCGCGTGCGCCGCGCCCGCCTCGGTGCCGGCGATCCGGTGCTGGGTCTGGAGGAACCCGACGCCGAAGTAGTCGGCGACCACCGTGCCGGTGAACCCCCACTGCTCGCGCAGCAGTTCGGTCAGCAGGCCGGGGTCGGCGGAGGCCGGGACGCCGTCGGTGTCGGTGTAGGCGGCCATCACCGAGCGGGCCCCGCCCTCGCGCAGGGCGAACTCGAAGGGCGGCAGGGTGATGTCGGCGAACTCGCGCACGCCGGCCCGCACGGGCGCGAGGTTGCGGGCGCCGGCCGAGGAGGCGTACCCGGCGAAGTGCTTGAGCGTGGCGACGATCCCGGCCGACTCCAGACCGCGGACGTAGGCGGCACCGATCGTGCCCACCAGGTACGGGTCCTCGCCGATCGTCTCCTCGACCCGTCCCCAGCGCGGGTCGCGGACGACGTCCAGGACGGGGGCCAGACCCTGGTGGACGCCGACCGCGCGCAGGTCGCGGCCGATGGCGCCGGCCATCTCCTCGACCAGCTCGGCGTCCCAGCTCGCGCCCCAGGCGAGCGGGACGGGGTAGGCGGTGGCCCGCCAGGTGGTGAACCCGGCCAGGCACTCCTCGTGCGCCAGCGCCGGGATGCCGAACCGGCCGGCCTCGGCGATACGGCGCTGGGCGCGGGCCAGTGCCTGCGCGCCCAGCGCCGGGTCCACGGGGGCGGTGCCGAACGGGCGGGTGAGCTGGCCCAGGCCCCGGGTGATCAGCTCGTCCCAGTCGTAGTCGGCGGTCATCTCGCGCTGGAGGGGGGCGACTCCGCCCCCGTCGGTGCTGGCGCCCACCCACACGCCGTAGAGCTGGGCGGTCTTCTCCTCCAGGGTCATCCGGGAGAGGAGGTCGTCGACGCGGTCGGAGGCGGTCAGGGCGGGGTCACGCCAGGGCGCGGTGGTCATGTAACTCCTGTCGGGCTCGACTGTCGGTCGACGAACCTCGCGAATGTTTCGATATCCAATCCGAATGTTTTGGGAAC
This genomic window contains:
- a CDS encoding glycoside hydrolase family 3 N-terminal domain-containing protein; its protein translation is MTTAPWRDPALTASDRVDDLLSRMTLEEKTAQLYGVWVGASTDGGGVAPLQREMTADYDWDELITRGLGQLTRPFGTAPVDPALGAQALARAQRRIAEAGRFGIPALAHEECLAGFTTWRATAYPVPLAWGASWDAELVEEMAGAIGRDLRAVGVHQGLAPVLDVVRDPRWGRVEETIGEDPYLVGTIGAAYVRGLESAGIVATLKHFAGYASSAGARNLAPVRAGVREFADITLPPFEFALREGGARSVMAAYTDTDGVPASADPGLLTELLREQWGFTGTVVADYFGVGFLQTQHRIAGTEAGAAHAALAAGLDVELPTLKCYGTPLIEAVRAGEVPESLIDRAARRVLLQKCELGLLDEDWDPEPTGRIDLDSTANRALARRLAEESVVLLDNPDGLLPLAPDTRIAVVGPRAADALAMLGCYSFPSHVLTHHPDIPMGIEIPTVLQALRTELPDAKVTFTEGCGVDDPDTAGFEEAVARTAEADVCVAVLGDRAGLFGRGTSGEGCDVTDLRLPGVQAELLDSLVATGVPVVLVLLTGRPYALGRWDGRLGAVVQAFFPGEEGGPAVAGVLSGRVDPSGRLPVSVPRVPGGQPWTYLQPPLGLAGEVSNLDPTPLYAFGHGRSYTEFVWEDFTDGAPAEIGTDGTYDVSLTVRNAGGRAGAEVVQLYLHDPVASVTRPDVRLIGYQRLELEPGASRRVTFRFHADLSAFTDREGRRVVEPGDLELRLSASSAEVRHTARLRLTGPVRQLGPDRRLRCETEVSP